The nucleotide sequence TTTATCGGATGGGAGATTTTTACGAACTGTTTTACGATGACGCCCGACGGGCCGCCGAACTGCTCAACATCACGCTGACCGCGCGCGGCCAGTCCGCCGGTGAACCGATTCCGATGGCGGGCGTACCGTTTCACGCGGTCGAAAACTACCTCGCCAAACTGGTCAAACTCGGTCTGTCGGTGGCGATTTGCGAGCAATTGGGTGATCCCGCCACCAGTAAAGGGCCGGTGGAGCGGCAGGTGGTGCGTATTGTCACGCCCGGTACCTTGACCGATGAGGCGTTGTTGGACGAGCGCCACGACAGCCTGCTGGTGGCGTTGCACGAGAGCAAGGGAACTTACGGCCTCGCCAGCCTGGCGTTGAGCGGCGGTCGGTTCACCATCATGCAACTGCGTGGTGAGGCGGCGTTGCACAACGAACTAGAGCGGCTTCAGCCGGCGGAATTGCTGATCGCTGAAGATTGCAACCCGCCTGAATCCTGGCGGAGCCACCCTGGCCTGCGCCGCCAAGCGCCTTGGCATTTCGATGCGGACAGCGCCCGCCGTACCCTGTGTGCGCAGTTCGGCGTGCGCGATCTGGAAGGTTTCGGTTGCGCCGACCAACCGGTGGCCATCGCCGCCGCCGGTTGTCTCTTGCAATACGTCAAGGACACCCAGCGCAACGCCTTGCCGCATCTGACCGGCTTGCGGGTGGAGCGATACGAGGACAGCGTGATCGTGGACGCCGCCAGCCGCCGTAACCTAGAGCTGGAACAGAGCCTGAGCGGACGGCACGAGCATACGCTGATCGGCGTTCTGGACCGTTGCGTGACGCCGATGGGCGGGCGGCTGTTGCGTCGGTGGCTGCACCGGCCTTTGCGCGACTCGCGCACGCTCGGCCAACGGCGGGAGAGCGTGCGGCAACTGTTGGACAATGGCGGCTATGACTACCTGCGCGGTCTGCTGCGCGGCACTGGCGATGCGGAGCGGGTTCTGGCGCGGGTGGCGTTGAAATCGGCCCGGCCGCGCGACTTGATCGCCCTGGCCGATACCTTAAACCGCTTGCCCGGCATCCAACAATTTCTCAGCTTGTTGAATGCCGGTCTGTTAACGGAAATCGCCCGCCGCGCCGGCGCGCATCCAGAGATGTGCGAGCTATTGCGTCGGGCTATCGTCACCAATCCGCCGCAAGTGCTGCGGGATGGCGGGGTGATCGCGCCGGGCTACGACGCCGAACTCGACGAACTGCGCAATTTCAGCGACAAGGCCGATCAGTATTTGGTGGAGCTGGAAGCGCGCGAGCGCCAGCGCACCGGCATCAACAATCTCAAGGTCGGGTTCAATCGGGTCCACGGATACTATATCGAAGTGACCCGCGCCCAGTCGCGGGCGGTTCCCGCCGATTACCTCCGCCGCCAGACCCTCAAGGGTGCGGAGCGCTACATCATCCCGGAATTGCAAGCCTTCGAGCACAAGGCGCTGCACGCGCAGGAACAAGCGCTGGCGCGGGAAAAGCTGCTGTACGATGCGTTGCTGGAACAGTTGATCGTCCGTTTGTCCGCTCTCCAAGCCAGCGCCGCCGCGCTGGCGGAATTGGACGTGTTGGCCGATCTTGCGGAACGCGCGGCCGAACTGCGCTGGAACCCGCCGGAACTGGTCGCCGAACCGGGCCTTGAGATCGCCGCCGGCCGGCATCCGGTCGTGGAGCAGGTGTTGGAGGAGCCGTTCGTTCCGAACGATTTGCGGCTCGAACCCGCGCGGCGGCGGATGCTGGTCGTCACCGGTCCCAACCTGGGCGGTAAATCCACCTTCATGCGCCAGACCGCGCTGATCGTCTTGCTGGCGCATATCGGCAGTTTCGTCCCGGCCGAACGGGCGGTGCTCGGCCCCATCGACCGCATTTTTACCCGGATCGGCGCTTCCGACGATCTGGCTTCGGGCCGCTCGACCTTCATGGTGGAAATGAGCGAGGCCGCCAACATCCTCCATAACGCGACCCCGCACAGTCTGGTGTTGATCGACGAGATCGGCCGTGGCACCAGCACCTTCGACGGCCTGGCGCTGGCGTGGGCTTGCGCGGCGCATCTGGCGGCCACGGTGCGCGCCTTCACGCTGTTCGCCACCCATTACTTCGAACTGACCCGCCTGCCGGACGAGCAGTCCGGCATCGCCAACGTTCATCTGGATGCGGTCGAACACGGCGAGACCATCGTGTTCCGGCATCGCGTGCAAGACGGCCCGGCCAGTCGCAGCTACGGCCTGCAAGTCGCGGCCTTGGCCGGAGTGCCGCCGGCGGTGATCCAGCAAGCCCGCCAGCGCTTGCGGCTGCTGGAGCGGCAGATGTTGCGGCGGGAATTACCGGGGCGACCGGCCGCCTCGCCGCAACTGGCGTTGTTCGCGGACTCCGCGGCGCCGGTGGTTGCCGCCTTGGCCGAACTCGATCCCGATGCGCTTGCGCCGGAACAGGCGCTCGCCGAACTCAAGCGGCTCAAAACGCTGAGCGATTCCTAATCTAGACTTAAATTCAAGACAGGGTGTTCAGCGACGGCGGCTTTGGGAGTGGAGTGCATGAACGAGCAGAACGCGTCAAGCGATGCCGCGGTTATTTTAGAGCGGTTGGTTTCCGACAGCCGGCGTGGCGAGAGACTGGTGTTGGTGTTCGACTATGACGGGACGTTGGTGCCGTTTGCGGCGTATCCCGAGCTGGCACAGCTCGATCCCGCCGTGCGCGGCGTTCTGGCGCGGCTGGCCGCGCTGCCGCGCGTCACAGTCGCCGTGCTCAGCGGTCGGGGGCTGAGCGATGTCGCCGGCATGGTCGATCTGCCGGACTTGCATTATGGCGGTTCCACCGGGTTGGAACTGGAACTGGCCGGAGTGCGCCACCTTCCGGTCGAGACTCCAAGAAATCGCTTGATGCTGGAGGGGCTAAGCACCGCGCTCGAAGCGCGGTTGACCCGCTATCCGGGCGCATGGATGGAAAAAAAACCGTTCGGTTTTACCGTTCACTATCGCCAGGTCGCGACGGATCGCGCGGACGCGATGCGGGCGGACACGCTGGCGTTGCTCGACCCTCATGCCGATGATTTGCAGATCTTCGAAGGGCCGCTCTCCTTGGAAGTGGGGCCGGCCCACGGGCGGAACAAGGGCACGGCATTGCGCGCCATCCACGCTCACGACGGCGCGGAGCCGGCGACGGTGCTCTATGCCGGCGATTCCAGCAACGACGCATCGGCGCTGGCGGTCGCCGCCGAACTGGGCGGCATCGCGCTCGGCATCGGACCGGAGCCGCCGGCGGAAGCGACCGCGCGCTTGCCCGATCCCGCCGCTCTGATCGCACTGTTGACCGCCTTGGCCGCTGGCTTGGCCGCGATTCCTTGCGCTGTTCTAACGCCTCCATCCTCGTGAAGGTTGTTTTAACCGAAACGCGCTCGATAACTTCAAGAATTTAGGAGACTGATATGAGCCGCAATCGCAATCGTTGGCCCGGTGTGGACGATCCGCTCTGGTACAAGGATGCCGTCGTTTATCAGTTGCACGTCAAGGCCTTCGGCGATAGCAGCCAGGACGGCATGGGCGATTTTCGCGGTTTGATTCAACGGCTCGATTATTTGCAGGATTTGGGGGTGGATACTTTGTGGCTGATGCCGTTCTATCCCTCGCCGC is from Candidatus Competibacteraceae bacterium and encodes:
- the mutS gene encoding DNA mismatch repair protein MutS encodes the protein MTVDTEKSEPNDPAADAFEKHTPMMRQYLRIKAQHPELLLFYRMGDFYELFYDDARRAAELLNITLTARGQSAGEPIPMAGVPFHAVENYLAKLVKLGLSVAICEQLGDPATSKGPVERQVVRIVTPGTLTDEALLDERHDSLLVALHESKGTYGLASLALSGGRFTIMQLRGEAALHNELERLQPAELLIAEDCNPPESWRSHPGLRRQAPWHFDADSARRTLCAQFGVRDLEGFGCADQPVAIAAAGCLLQYVKDTQRNALPHLTGLRVERYEDSVIVDAASRRNLELEQSLSGRHEHTLIGVLDRCVTPMGGRLLRRWLHRPLRDSRTLGQRRESVRQLLDNGGYDYLRGLLRGTGDAERVLARVALKSARPRDLIALADTLNRLPGIQQFLSLLNAGLLTEIARRAGAHPEMCELLRRAIVTNPPQVLRDGGVIAPGYDAELDELRNFSDKADQYLVELEARERQRTGINNLKVGFNRVHGYYIEVTRAQSRAVPADYLRRQTLKGAERYIIPELQAFEHKALHAQEQALAREKLLYDALLEQLIVRLSALQASAAALAELDVLADLAERAAELRWNPPELVAEPGLEIAAGRHPVVEQVLEEPFVPNDLRLEPARRRMLVVTGPNLGGKSTFMRQTALIVLLAHIGSFVPAERAVLGPIDRIFTRIGASDDLASGRSTFMVEMSEAANILHNATPHSLVLIDEIGRGTSTFDGLALAWACAAHLAATVRAFTLFATHYFELTRLPDEQSGIANVHLDAVEHGETIVFRHRVQDGPASRSYGLQVAALAGVPPAVIQQARQRLRLLERQMLRRELPGRPAASPQLALFADSAAPVVAALAELDPDALAPEQALAELKRLKTLSDS
- the otsB gene encoding trehalose-phosphatase codes for the protein MNEQNASSDAAVILERLVSDSRRGERLVLVFDYDGTLVPFAAYPELAQLDPAVRGVLARLAALPRVTVAVLSGRGLSDVAGMVDLPDLHYGGSTGLELELAGVRHLPVETPRNRLMLEGLSTALEARLTRYPGAWMEKKPFGFTVHYRQVATDRADAMRADTLALLDPHADDLQIFEGPLSLEVGPAHGRNKGTALRAIHAHDGAEPATVLYAGDSSNDASALAVAAELGGIALGIGPEPPAEATARLPDPAALIALLTALAAGLAAIPCAVLTPPSS